One window from the genome of Acinetobacter sp. ANC 7912 encodes:
- a CDS encoding thiol:disulfide interchange protein DsbA/DsbL, translating into MKKFLFSGVAAALFAISGSSMAAQFTAGKDYTVVPNPVKVEVPGKIEVREFFWYGCPHCFRLEPHMQTWLKQIPKDVRFVRTPAAMNPLWEQGARAYYASELLGVRQKAHLQLFHDIHVRGQQKLLEQPGFAKFYTRYGVPEAKFNSTYKSFAVSSKIAQAKRLAQTYQLTGVPAVVVNGKYIVQGEDAKVTQVISYLVEKERKAK; encoded by the coding sequence ATGAAAAAATTCCTTTTTAGCGGCGTTGCTGCTGCTCTTTTTGCAATTTCTGGCAGCAGCATGGCTGCCCAATTCACTGCTGGTAAGGATTACACGGTTGTTCCAAATCCAGTGAAAGTTGAAGTTCCGGGGAAAATCGAAGTACGTGAATTCTTTTGGTATGGTTGCCCGCACTGCTTCCGTCTAGAGCCACACATGCAGACCTGGCTAAAACAGATTCCGAAAGATGTGCGCTTTGTCCGTACCCCTGCTGCGATGAATCCGCTTTGGGAGCAGGGTGCCCGTGCTTACTATGCGTCTGAACTGTTAGGCGTACGCCAAAAAGCCCACTTGCAGTTATTCCATGACATCCATGTGCGTGGTCAGCAGAAGCTGTTAGAACAACCGGGCTTTGCCAAGTTCTATACCCGTTATGGCGTGCCAGAAGCGAAATTTAACAGCACTTATAAATCATTTGCAGTGAGCTCGAAGATTGCTCAAGCTAAACGTCTGGCTCAGACTTATCAGCTGACCGGTGTTCCAGCCGTGGTGGTAAATGGGAAATACATCGTTCAGGGTGAAGATGCCAAAGTCACCCAGGTGATTTCTTATCTGGTAGAAAAAGAACGTAAGGCAAAATAA
- the ampD gene encoding 1,6-anhydro-N-acetylmuramyl-L-alanine amidase AmpD, which yields MQQAPAFHVKDGQLIGARQVPSPNFNQRPDNTEIQLIVIHNISLPPSQFGGGYIEQFFQNKLDWSVHPYFQTIQGMEVSAHLLILRTGEVIQFVNFNDRAWHAGRSSYLGKKECNDYSIGIELEGSDDQPFEQVQYDALVQVVACLQAHYPKTQYHLAGHSDIAPGRKTDPGPYFNWAAFREQLHHYKKASIPE from the coding sequence ATGCAACAGGCACCTGCGTTTCATGTTAAGGATGGACAACTCATCGGTGCACGCCAGGTTCCCTCTCCAAACTTCAATCAGCGTCCGGACAATACCGAGATCCAGCTGATTGTGATTCACAACATCAGCCTGCCGCCGTCGCAGTTTGGTGGTGGCTATATCGAGCAGTTTTTCCAGAACAAGCTGGACTGGTCAGTGCATCCCTATTTTCAGACCATTCAGGGCATGGAAGTTTCAGCGCATCTGTTGATTCTGCGCACTGGGGAAGTAATCCAGTTTGTCAATTTTAATGACCGGGCCTGGCATGCCGGCCGCTCGAGCTATCTGGGCAAAAAGGAATGCAATGACTATTCCATTGGCATCGAACTGGAAGGCAGTGATGACCAGCCGTTTGAGCAGGTCCAATATGATGCGCTCGTACAGGTAGTAGCCTGTCTGCAGGCACATTATCCAAAAACGCAGTACCATCTGGCTGGGCATTCCGATATTGCCCCGGGGCGTAAAACCGACCCAGGCCCGTATTTCAACTGGGCAGCATTCCGTGAACAATTACATCATTATAAAAAGGCATCAATACCTGAATAG
- the murJ gene encoding murein biosynthesis integral membrane protein MurJ, with translation MNNMALWRSTVIVSAMTMLSRVLGLVRDVVLLNVFGAGKDFDTFVVAFRIPNFFRRLFAEGAFSQAFIPVLTEYKTTKTHAEVQILISRVFGCLSTFMSLLTFVAMVAAPAIIYIYAPGFHADPEKFALASDMFRLTIPYLLFMSLTAFASSILNSYGSFTTPAFAPVLLNVAMIAGALWLTPYMAEPIMALGWAVLIAGALQLAIQIPELWRRKLLIPPKVDFKHEGVERIMKLMLPALFGVSVTQINLLLNTIWASFMQDGSVSWLYSAERMTELPLGLIGVAIGTVILPSLSARHAEQDQAKFRSMIDWAAKVIVLVGVPASIALFMLSTPIIQALFQRGQFDLEDTHMTALALQCMSAGVISFMLIKVFAPGFYAQQDTKTPVRVGLMAVAANAILNVVFIGFFKLIDWHAEHMALALASSGSALVNAGMLYFYLHKRNIFRFGAHWKKIVLQFGFANLAMIAALAYALNWYNGNVSQWLRVAEVLGLCIVGILAYLVALLFVGFRPRHLKP, from the coding sequence GTGAACAATATGGCGCTGTGGCGTTCGACCGTCATTGTCAGTGCGATGACCATGTTGTCACGGGTATTGGGTCTGGTCCGGGATGTGGTGCTGTTAAACGTCTTTGGTGCCGGTAAGGACTTTGATACCTTCGTGGTCGCATTCCGTATTCCCAACTTTTTCAGGCGCTTGTTTGCGGAAGGAGCCTTTTCTCAGGCCTTTATTCCGGTACTCACGGAATACAAAACAACGAAGACTCATGCTGAAGTGCAGATCCTGATCAGTCGGGTCTTTGGCTGCCTGTCGACCTTTATGAGCCTGCTGACTTTTGTGGCGATGGTGGCGGCGCCGGCGATTATCTATATCTACGCACCGGGCTTCCATGCCGATCCAGAGAAGTTTGCGCTGGCTTCAGACATGTTCCGTCTGACTATTCCATATCTGCTGTTTATGTCGCTGACGGCCTTCGCCAGTAGTATCCTGAATAGCTATGGCTCTTTTACCACACCGGCCTTTGCACCGGTGTTGCTGAATGTAGCAATGATTGCGGGGGCGCTGTGGCTGACCCCCTATATGGCGGAACCGATCATGGCGCTGGGCTGGGCGGTGCTGATTGCTGGTGCCCTACAACTAGCGATCCAGATTCCTGAACTGTGGCGCAGAAAACTGCTGATTCCCCCTAAAGTGGACTTCAAGCATGAAGGGGTAGAACGCATCATGAAACTGATGCTGCCTGCGCTATTTGGGGTCTCAGTGACCCAGATTAACCTGTTGCTGAATACCATCTGGGCTTCCTTTATGCAGGATGGTTCAGTGTCCTGGTTATACAGTGCCGAACGTATGACTGAGTTGCCATTGGGTCTGATTGGGGTAGCAATTGGTACCGTGATCCTGCCATCGCTGTCTGCACGTCATGCTGAACAGGACCAGGCCAAGTTCCGCAGTATGATTGACTGGGCAGCCAAAGTGATTGTACTGGTGGGTGTGCCGGCTAGTATCGCGCTATTTATGCTCTCCACCCCGATCATTCAGGCGCTGTTCCAGCGTGGTCAGTTTGACCTGGAAGATACCCATATGACGGCACTGGCACTGCAATGTATGAGTGCTGGCGTGATTTCCTTTATGTTGATCAAGGTATTTGCGCCGGGTTTCTATGCGCAGCAGGATACCAAGACCCCGGTCCGTGTTGGTCTGATGGCAGTCGCTGCCAATGCGATTTTGAACGTGGTGTTTATTGGTTTCTTCAAGCTGATCGACTGGCATGCAGAACATATGGCGCTGGCTTTAGCCTCTTCAGGTTCAGCTTTGGTCAATGCTGGAATGCTGTATTTCTATCTGCACAAACGCAATATTTTCCGTTTCGGTGCACACTGGAAAAAGATCGTGCTGCAATTCGGTTTTGCCAACCTGGCCATGATTGCGGCTTTGGCTTATGCTTTGAACTGGTATAACGGGAATGTCTCACAGTGGCTACGTGTCGCTGAAGTTCTAGGTCTGTGTATCGTCGGTATTTTGGCCTATCTGGTGGCTTTGTTATTCGTTGGTTTCCGACCTCGTCATCTTAAGCCATAA
- a CDS encoding HAD family hydrolase, whose product MKAVLFDLDGTLIDTAADFVRIIQDMCREESREIVPAELIRTQVSEGARAMVKLVYPELEVTDPILLAHRQRFLDLYGADIAVDTDLFEGMYPLLEALEARSIPWGIVTNKPRWLSESLLVALNLTERCSVLVCPEDVGHTKPHPEPMYLAAKQIEIAPQDCIYVGDHPRDIEAGRAAEMYTILAAYGYLPLEYRDDLAAWRADCIVHSVEELHQCIQALVLKPVLG is encoded by the coding sequence ATGAAAGCAGTCCTGTTCGACCTCGATGGAACCCTGATTGATACTGCCGCGGACTTTGTCCGTATTATTCAGGACATGTGCCGTGAAGAAAGCCGTGAGATTGTCCCTGCCGAACTGATCCGTACCCAGGTGTCAGAAGGTGCACGTGCCATGGTCAAGCTGGTCTATCCTGAGCTGGAAGTGACCGATCCGATTCTGTTGGCGCATCGTCAGCGTTTTCTGGACCTATATGGTGCTGATATCGCTGTAGATACCGACCTGTTTGAAGGCATGTATCCGCTATTAGAAGCACTGGAAGCACGCAGCATTCCCTGGGGCATTGTCACCAACAAGCCACGCTGGCTGAGTGAATCACTCCTCGTGGCACTAAACCTGACCGAGCGCTGTTCGGTACTGGTTTGCCCGGAAGATGTGGGTCATACTAAGCCACATCCGGAGCCAATGTATCTGGCAGCCAAACAGATCGAGATTGCACCACAAGATTGTATCTATGTCGGGGATCATCCGCGTGATATTGAAGCCGGACGTGCAGCCGAGATGTACACTATTCTGGCAGCCTATGGCTATCTGCCATTGGAATATCGTGATGATCTGGCAGCTTGGCGTGCAGATTGCATCGTGCATAGTGTAGAAGAATTACATCAATGTATTCAGGCGCTGGTGCTGAAGCCGGTGCTCGGCTAA
- a CDS encoding RcnB family protein has translation MKKVLTTIALSLSALVATSAMAAPQHDPRYAPHKPAPHWDHKDAKKWDDRRWDNKRGVNPSRDWRVGQKLPNQYDSKRFEVSSFEERRLPKAGKNQQWYKINGDYVLVNDRNDKILRIIN, from the coding sequence ATGAAAAAAGTTTTAACAACAATCGCTTTATCCCTGAGTGCTTTGGTTGCAACTTCTGCAATGGCGGCACCACAACACGATCCACGTTATGCGCCGCATAAACCTGCTCCACACTGGGATCATAAAGATGCGAAAAAATGGGATGATCGTCGCTGGGACAACAAACGTGGCGTGAATCCAAGCCGTGACTGGCGTGTTGGTCAGAAATTGCCAAACCAGTACGACAGTAAACGCTTTGAAGTGAGCAGCTTTGAAGAACGCCGTCTGCCTAAAGCCGGTAAAAACCAGCAGTGGTACAAAATCAACGGTGATTACGTTCTGGTGAATGACCGTAACGACAAGATCTTGCGTATCATCAACTAA
- the ubiG gene encoding bifunctional 2-polyprenyl-6-hydroxyphenol methylase/3-demethylubiquinol 3-O-methyltransferase UbiG produces MSQLNVDPQEIAKFEAFAAIWWDQHSEFRPLHMINPLRLNWIDEHVGGLSGKKVLDVGCGGGILAESMARRGADVLGIDMGEAPLNVARLHAEQEGVNNIQYRQIPVEQLAEEQAGQYDVVTCMEMLEHVPDPASIIQACHKLVKPGGHVFFSTINRNPKSYLFAIIGAEYILRMLAKGTHDYSKFIKPSELAHDIRNAGLKLKDMTGLHYNPLTKRYWLAPNVDVNYMVYTVKEENLKENVNGAAE; encoded by the coding sequence ATGTCGCAATTGAATGTTGATCCACAGGAAATTGCCAAATTTGAAGCTTTCGCAGCCATCTGGTGGGATCAGCATTCTGAGTTCCGTCCGCTGCATATGATCAATCCGCTACGTCTGAACTGGATTGATGAGCATGTGGGTGGCCTCAGTGGCAAGAAAGTCCTGGATGTCGGCTGTGGTGGCGGCATTCTGGCAGAAAGCATGGCGCGCCGTGGCGCCGATGTACTCGGCATTGATATGGGTGAAGCTCCACTGAATGTAGCGCGTCTACATGCTGAACAGGAAGGTGTTAACAACATTCAATACCGTCAGATTCCAGTAGAACAACTGGCAGAAGAACAAGCCGGTCAATATGACGTGGTGACCTGTATGGAAATGCTAGAGCACGTCCCGGATCCAGCATCCATTATTCAAGCCTGTCATAAGCTGGTGAAACCAGGCGGCCATGTATTCTTCTCGACCATTAACCGTAATCCGAAGTCGTATCTATTTGCCATTATTGGCGCAGAATATATCTTGCGTATGCTAGCCAAAGGTACGCATGACTACAGTAAATTCATTAAACCATCTGAACTGGCACATGACATTCGTAATGCCGGCCTGAAACTTAAAGACATGACTGGTCTGCACTATAATCCGCTGACCAAGCGCTACTGGCTGGCACCAAATGTCGACGTAAATTACATGGTCTACACTGTCAAAGAAGAGAACCTGAAAGAAAATGTGAATGGAGCTGCTGAATGA
- a CDS encoding TetR family transcriptional regulator — translation MSLREERKQQSHQAIIDAALVLSSRGRAFSNISLRELSREVGLVPTAFYRHFKDMQQLGTELLDQVALKLKSVLNQLVDAYLHQVHSDSEASITLFFQAVEEHPEPWLFFATERWGGSDFLRSSIERELQYWMSDLVDELENLYAAQGIEQPQHLKLLIQMLVDLSLNWAMGWMNIQGLADANLRQIRAAEFKTQTVIQMQLLFQGIHA, via the coding sequence ATGTCTTTACGGGAAGAACGCAAGCAGCAAAGTCATCAGGCGATTATTGATGCCGCACTGGTGTTAAGCAGCCGTGGCCGGGCATTTAGCAATATCAGCCTGCGTGAGCTTTCCCGTGAAGTTGGGCTGGTTCCGACGGCATTCTATCGACATTTTAAGGACATGCAGCAGCTGGGGACAGAACTGCTCGACCAGGTCGCGCTTAAGTTGAAAAGTGTCCTGAATCAGCTGGTTGACGCTTATCTGCATCAGGTACATTCCGATAGTGAAGCCTCCATTACTCTGTTCTTTCAGGCGGTTGAAGAGCATCCTGAACCCTGGCTCTTTTTTGCGACCGAACGTTGGGGTGGATCTGACTTTCTGCGCAGCAGTATTGAGCGGGAACTACAATATTGGATGTCTGATCTGGTCGATGAACTGGAAAATCTTTATGCGGCTCAGGGCATCGAGCAGCCTCAACACTTAAAGCTACTGATCCAGATGCTGGTGGATTTATCCCTGAACTGGGCCATGGGCTGGATGAATATTCAGGGTCTGGCCGATGCGAATCTTAGACAAATTCGCGCAGCAGAATTTAAAACCCAAACGGTGATTCAAATGCAGCTGCTGTTTCAGGGCATCCACGCATAA
- a CDS encoding RcnB family protein, with translation MKKLLLALTMSFSTLMLTNVATAAPHFDDERHDHPRFNNPGQAKKHRQADEHKTEDRHRMREERGVKRLQQMKWQPGYVMPQHYRGNGYKVQYKDHKLPKPDRKQQWYKVNNDYILVDTDNNSILRILGH, from the coding sequence ATGAAAAAGCTTTTGCTCGCTTTGACAATGTCTTTCAGCACATTGATGTTGACGAATGTTGCCACTGCTGCGCCGCATTTTGATGATGAACGTCACGATCATCCACGTTTCAACAATCCGGGCCAGGCAAAAAAACACCGTCAGGCTGATGAGCACAAAACCGAAGATCGCCACCGTATGCGTGAAGAGCGTGGGGTGAAACGCCTGCAACAGATGAAATGGCAACCAGGTTATGTGATGCCGCAGCACTACCGGGGTAATGGCTATAAAGTCCAGTATAAAGACCACAAACTGCCGAAACCGGATCGCAAACAGCAGTGGTATAAAGTCAATAATGACTACATTCTGGTTGATACTGACAACAACAGCATTCTGCGTATTCTTGGCCACTGA
- a CDS encoding IS982 family transposase, whose amino-acid sequence MDHITELFCILDDFCKKFNESLEKALISNQKTRLKKSALSLSEAMTIVILFHQSGFRFFKYFYCQMIVPFWKSAFPKLLSYNRFIEIMPRCLQALSSFFHQVKGKDTGISIIDSTKLVVCHNLRIKRHRVFKGLAGRGKSSTGWFYGFKLHLVINNLGEIINLKLTSGNVHDVAILESLTQELKGILLGDKGYLSKAKAEALAARGLKILTPSRRNMKNKPIQTEEEKQLLCRRGLIETVNDQLKNLHQLEHSRHRSVNNFMVNIMAAVVAYCLNPNKPTFQNMLKG is encoded by the coding sequence ATGGATCATATTACCGAATTATTTTGTATTTTGGATGATTTCTGCAAAAAATTTAATGAATCTTTAGAGAAAGCTTTAATTTCTAATCAAAAAACCAGGTTGAAAAAGTCAGCTTTAAGCTTGTCTGAAGCAATGACCATTGTCATTTTATTTCATCAATCCGGTTTTAGATTCTTCAAATATTTTTATTGCCAAATGATCGTTCCATTCTGGAAATCTGCTTTTCCTAAACTGCTTAGCTACAACCGATTTATTGAAATCATGCCCCGTTGTTTGCAAGCTCTGAGTAGCTTCTTCCATCAGGTGAAAGGAAAAGATACGGGAATCAGTATCATTGACTCCACTAAATTGGTAGTTTGCCATAATCTTCGGATTAAAAGGCATCGTGTATTTAAAGGCTTGGCCGGTCGTGGAAAAAGTAGTACGGGTTGGTTTTATGGTTTTAAATTACATCTCGTTATCAATAATTTAGGTGAAATTATTAATCTCAAGCTGACATCGGGAAATGTTCATGATGTTGCTATATTAGAATCTTTAACTCAAGAATTAAAAGGGATCCTACTCGGAGACAAAGGCTATTTGAGCAAAGCAAAAGCCGAAGCTTTAGCAGCAAGAGGACTGAAAATATTGACCCCATCACGTCGGAATATGAAAAATAAACCCATCCAAACTGAAGAAGAAAAACAATTACTTTGCAGAAGAGGATTGATCGAAACAGTGAATGATCAATTAAAAAATTTACATCAACTTGAACATTCACGTCATCGTTCGGTAAATAACTTCATGGTGAATATCATGGCTGCTGTAGTGGCTTATTGTTTGAACCCCAATAAGCCAACTTTCCAAAATATGCTAAAAGGTTAA
- a CDS encoding YciK family oxidoreductase: MKYSEYQPRTDLLKDRIILITGAGDGIGRAAAISYALHGATVVLHGRTLNKLEVIYDEIEGLGAPQPAILPLQLSSASERDYEFLVETLTKQFGRLDGILHNAGILGERTELAHYPPSVWDDVMAVNLRAPFVLTQALLPLLQKSEHASVVFTSSGVGRGVRERWGAYSISKIAIEAVSQLFAKENIYPNIRYNCINPGATRTAMRAKAYPDEDPLTLPTPDSIMPAYLYLMGDDSLHMNGESIDAQD; the protein is encoded by the coding sequence ATGAAGTATTCAGAATATCAGCCTCGTACTGACCTGTTAAAGGATCGCATTATCCTGATCACAGGTGCGGGCGATGGGATCGGACGTGCAGCCGCAATTAGCTATGCGCTGCATGGTGCCACTGTGGTCCTGCATGGGCGTACCCTGAACAAGCTTGAAGTCATCTACGACGAAATTGAAGGTCTGGGTGCACCGCAGCCGGCAATTTTACCGCTGCAGCTGTCCAGTGCTTCGGAACGTGACTACGAGTTTCTAGTCGAAACCCTGACCAAGCAGTTTGGCCGTCTGGATGGTATTCTGCACAATGCCGGTATTCTCGGCGAGCGTACCGAACTGGCACATTATCCGCCAAGCGTCTGGGATGATGTGATGGCCGTGAACCTGCGCGCCCCGTTTGTGCTGACTCAGGCCCTGCTGCCACTGCTGCAAAAATCGGAGCATGCTTCGGTGGTGTTTACCAGCTCAGGTGTCGGTCGTGGTGTGCGTGAACGCTGGGGTGCCTATTCCATCTCTAAGATTGCGATTGAAGCCGTCAGCCAACTGTTTGCCAAAGAAAATATCTATCCGAATATCCGCTATAACTGCATTAACCCGGGTGCAACCCGGACGGCAATGCGTGCCAAGGCCTATCCGGATGAAGATCCTTTAACCTTGCCAACACCTGATTCAATCATGCCAGCCTATCTGTACCTGATGGGAGATGACAGCCTGCATATGAATGGTGAAAGCATTGATGCGCAGGATTAA
- the nadC gene encoding carboxylating nicotinate-nucleotide diphosphorylase, giving the protein MSIPQALLEQSIQINIQQALAEDIGDGDITALLTPEDEQATATIISREDMVLAGQPWVNTLIQAYDPKVEVIWLKNDGDRVQANEAFLKLAGSARSLLTVERPALNFVQTLSAVATKTASYVKELEGLNTKLLDTRKTIPGLRIAQKYAVTVGGGQNHRLGLFDAFLIKENHIMAAGGIQQAIERAHSIAPGKPVEVEVETWDELNQALEAKADIVMLDNFSQQQMIDAVKHVAGRCKLEASGNITIANLREVASTGVDYISMGVLTKDVKAVDLSMRFNA; this is encoded by the coding sequence ATGAGCATACCTCAAGCTTTGTTAGAACAGTCGATCCAGATCAATATCCAGCAGGCGCTGGCAGAAGATATTGGTGATGGCGACATCACTGCCCTGCTCACGCCTGAAGATGAACAGGCCACTGCAACGATCATCAGCCGTGAAGACATGGTGCTTGCAGGCCAGCCTTGGGTAAATACCCTGATTCAGGCCTATGATCCAAAGGTGGAGGTGATCTGGCTGAAAAATGATGGCGACCGTGTTCAGGCCAATGAGGCTTTCCTAAAACTGGCTGGCTCAGCACGTAGTCTGCTCACTGTTGAACGTCCGGCACTGAACTTTGTTCAGACCCTATCAGCAGTCGCGACCAAGACTGCCAGCTATGTGAAAGAACTGGAAGGCCTGAATACCAAGCTGTTAGATACCCGTAAAACCATTCCAGGCCTGCGTATTGCACAGAAATATGCAGTGACTGTGGGTGGCGGTCAAAACCACCGTCTTGGCCTATTCGATGCTTTCTTAATTAAAGAAAACCATATCATGGCTGCTGGCGGCATCCAGCAGGCGATTGAACGTGCACATAGCATTGCGCCAGGCAAACCGGTGGAAGTCGAAGTGGAAACCTGGGATGAGTTGAATCAGGCGCTGGAAGCCAAAGCCGACATCGTGATGCTGGACAACTTTAGCCAGCAGCAAATGATTGACGCAGTAAAACACGTGGCGGGTCGTTGCAAGCTGGAAGCATCCGGCAACATCACCATTGCCAACCTGCGTGAAGTGGCGAGTACGGGTGTCGACTATATTTCCATGGGGGTGCTGACCAAAGACGTGAAAGCAGTCGATCTTTCTATGCGCTTTAATGCCTAA
- the rph gene encoding ribonuclease PH, giving the protein MRIDQRALDQLREVKITRNYTRYAEGSVLVEFGHTKVLCTASIDNSVPRFLKGQGQGWVTAEYGMLPRSTHTRSDREAARGKQSGRTQEIQRLIGRSLRAMVDLKKLGENTITIDCDVIQADGGTRTASITGAAVALVDAMNVLLEKKKIKQDPLKGLVAAISVGIFKDEVLLDLCYEEDSNCQTDLNVVMTQAGEFIEIQGTAEDKPFTRMQCNAMLEMAEKGIQELIKKQQEALGW; this is encoded by the coding sequence ATGCGTATCGACCAGCGAGCATTAGATCAATTACGTGAAGTAAAAATTACCCGTAACTACACACGTTATGCGGAAGGTTCAGTATTGGTTGAATTTGGTCATACTAAAGTGCTTTGTACTGCCAGCATTGATAACTCAGTACCACGCTTTCTGAAAGGTCAGGGCCAAGGTTGGGTAACCGCAGAATACGGCATGCTGCCACGTTCAACCCATACCCGTAGCGACCGTGAAGCAGCACGTGGCAAACAGAGCGGCCGTACCCAGGAGATCCAGCGTCTGATTGGCCGTAGCCTGCGTGCCATGGTAGACCTGAAAAAACTGGGTGAAAATACCATTACCATTGACTGTGATGTGATTCAGGCGGATGGTGGTACACGTACTGCTTCTATTACCGGTGCGGCAGTAGCATTGGTTGATGCGATGAACGTGTTACTGGAAAAGAAAAAAATCAAGCAAGATCCATTGAAAGGTCTGGTTGCGGCGATCTCTGTGGGTATCTTTAAAGATGAAGTGTTGCTGGATCTTTGCTATGAAGAAGATTCAAACTGCCAGACTGACCTGAACGTGGTGATGACCCAGGCCGGTGAATTTATTGAAATTCAGGGTACTGCAGAAGACAAACCATTTACCCGTATGCAGTGCAACGCGATGCTGGAAATGGCAGAAAAGGGCATCCAAGAACTGATTAAGAAACAGCAGGAAGCGCTGGGCTGGTAA
- the argA gene encoding amino-acid N-acetyltransferase, whose product MNPAEPSQSTTLQYVHWFRHSAPYINAHRNKTFVIMFDGEAVLHDNFQHIIHDIALLHSLGIHLILVHGARPQINQNLAACQITTPFHRQRRITTRESLSCVMNAVGSIRLQIEALLSMGLANSPMYGARIDVVSGNFVTAKPYGIRDGIDFQLTGEVRTVDTDAIQRHLDSHNIVILGPTGYSTTGEVFNLLAEEVATKTAIRLKAEKLIFLGKQHGLMNPDGQLQREVRPSQLDHYIAQDAQEIPSELTLQLRAAQEASLNGVNRVHLISYTHDGALLEELFTRDGSGTLITDAHYEDVRTATIQDVGGLISLLRPLEEEGILVYRSRERLENEIEQFAVIERDGMILACAALYPIPTTGNEPRSAEIACVAVHPSYRKSNRGSQILNYLEDKARSIGIQQLFILTTRTAHWFLEHGFEQVSVDDLPDARQALYNYQRNSLVCKKSL is encoded by the coding sequence ATGAATCCAGCAGAACCGTCTCAAAGCACAACATTGCAATATGTGCATTGGTTTCGCCATTCTGCGCCCTATATCAACGCGCATCGCAACAAGACCTTTGTGATCATGTTTGATGGCGAGGCGGTGCTGCATGATAACTTTCAGCACATCATTCATGACATTGCCCTGCTGCATTCACTTGGGATTCATCTGATTCTGGTGCATGGTGCACGTCCGCAGATTAACCAGAATCTGGCCGCTTGCCAGATCACTACGCCTTTCCATCGTCAGCGCCGCATTACCACACGTGAATCTTTAAGCTGTGTCATGAATGCCGTTGGCTCCATTCGCCTGCAGATTGAAGCGCTGCTATCGATGGGACTGGCCAACTCACCGATGTATGGCGCACGTATTGATGTGGTCTCCGGCAACTTTGTAACGGCCAAACCTTATGGCATCCGTGATGGGATTGATTTCCAGCTCACTGGCGAAGTACGTACGGTAGATACCGATGCGATTCAGCGTCATCTGGACAGCCATAACATTGTGATTCTGGGACCAACCGGTTATTCCACTACCGGTGAGGTGTTTAACCTGCTGGCCGAAGAAGTCGCGACCAAAACGGCAATCCGTCTCAAAGCCGAAAAGCTGATTTTCCTCGGCAAACAGCATGGCCTGATGAATCCAGATGGACAGTTACAGCGTGAAGTCCGTCCGAGCCAGCTGGATCACTATATTGCGCAGGATGCCCAGGAAATTCCTTCGGAACTGACCCTGCAGTTGCGTGCAGCCCAAGAAGCCTCGCTGAATGGTGTCAATCGTGTGCATCTGATTTCTTATACCCATGACGGTGCTCTCTTGGAAGAACTGTTTACCCGTGACGGTTCCGGCACCCTGATTACCGATGCGCATTATGAAGATGTACGTACCGCCACCATTCAGGATGTTGGGGGCCTGATCAGCCTGCTGCGTCCGCTGGAAGAAGAAGGCATTCTGGTTTATCGATCCCGTGAGCGGCTGGAAAATGAAATTGAACAGTTTGCCGTGATTGAACGCGATGGCATGATTCTGGCCTGTGCAGCACTGTACCCGATTCCAACCACCGGCAATGAACCCCGTTCCGCCGAAATCGCCTGTGTGGCAGTGCATCCAAGTTATCGCAAGTCCAATCGTGGCAGTCAGATCCTGAATTATCTGGAAGATAAAGCCCGGAGCATAGGTATCCAGCAACTGTTTATTCTGACCACCCGCACCGCACACTGGTTCCTGGAGCATGGCTTTGAACAGGTCTCAGTCGATGACCTGCCCGATGCCCGACAGGCCTTATATAACTACCAGCGTAATTCTCTGGTCTGTAAAAAGTCACTTTAA
- a CDS encoding DUF1328 domain-containing protein, whose amino-acid sequence MFRWAIIFAVIALIASLLGFGGVAGLSKDFAIILLVIAVILAIVGFLSRGKV is encoded by the coding sequence ATGTTTCGTTGGGCTATTATATTCGCTGTTATTGCGCTAATTGCCAGTCTGCTCGGTTTTGGTGGTGTTGCCGGTTTGTCCAAAGACTTCGCCATTATTCTGCTTGTAATTGCCGTCATCCTGGCAATTGTCGGCTTCCTGTCCCGTGGTAAGGTTTAG